In Elephas maximus indicus isolate mEleMax1 chromosome 4, mEleMax1 primary haplotype, whole genome shotgun sequence, a genomic segment contains:
- the LOC126074988 gene encoding olfactory receptor 6C2-like, whose translation MRNGTVTSFILLGLTDDPQLQVLIFIFLFLTYILSVTGNLTIITLTFVDSHLKTPMYFFLKNFSFLEISFTSACIPRYLYNIATGNKVITYNACMSQVFFTDICGTTEFFFLAAMSYDRYVAICKPLHYVTIMSSRACRILIICCWMVGLCVIIPLLSLCSNLEFCGSNMLDHFTCDEFPLVKISCSTTWIVEQTVNISAVLTLNMTLTCVVLSYGSVIRTIFRFRSVHQRKKALSTCSSHMIVDSITYGTCIVIYVNPTAKEEVSINKVVSLLFSSVSPTLNPFIYTLRNNQVKKAFKDSFERLASLSTK comes from the coding sequence ATGAGAAACGGCACGGTAACatcattcattcttctgggacTGACTGATGACCCTCAGCTTCAGGTTCTGATTtttatcttcctctttctcacctaCATATTGAGTGTAACTGGGAACCTGACCATCATCACCCTCACCTTTGTGGATTCCCACCTGAAAACACCTAtgtactttttcttaaaaaatttttccttCTTAGAGATCTCATTCACCTCTGCTTGTATCCCCAGATACCTGTATAACATAGCAACAGGTAACAAGGTCATTACCTATAATGCCTGTATGAGCCAAGTGTTTTTTACTGACATCTGTGGAACAACAGAATTTTTCTTCCTGGCCgccatgtcctatgaccgctatgtggccatctgcaaacccTTGCATTATGTGACCATCATGAGCAGCAGAGCCTGCAGGATTCTCATTATCTGTTGTTGGATGGTTGGTTTATGTGTAATAATCCCACTACTAAGCCTTTGTTCGAATCTGGAATTCTGTGGTTCTAACATGCTTGACCATTTTACCTGTGATGAATTTCCCCTTGTGAAAATCTCATGCTCAACCACATGGATTGTGGAACAGACAGTTAACATCTCTGCTGTGCTGACCCTAAATATGACTCTTACTTGTGTGGTTCTGTCATATGGTAGTGTCATCAGGACAATATTTAGATTCCGTTCTGTCCACCAAAGGAAAAAGGCCCTTTCTACTTGTTCTTCCCACATGATTGTGGATTCCATCACCTATGGCACATGCATTGTCATCTATGTGAATCCTACAGCAAAGGAAGAAGTGAGCATTAATAAAGTGGTTTCActgcttttttcttctgtttcaccaACTTTGAATCCTTTTATTTATACCCTGAGGAATAATCAAGTTAAAAAAGCTTTCAAGGACTCCTTTGAAAGACTTGCATCACTCTCaactaagtaa